From the Manis pentadactyla isolate mManPen7 chromosome 15, mManPen7.hap1, whole genome shotgun sequence genome, the window CAAACAAGTCATTTGTCCATGTGATACAAAATACCTAAATCTGGTCCTTTCCCTCTGGAATCCACGGAGCTAGTCTCTGGGCTGGGGCCTCAATTGTGGTGGAGGAGAAATCTGTAAAAGCTGCCTTTTTGGAACTCAGCTACCCAGTCACACTTATTAACCCCTGCCTGCTGGTCTGTGATCTGGGTGCTTTTAACACAGGTCAGCTCACTTTTCTGCCTGATGGCTTTTAGCAAGGCTTTCTCTTTGTGTTTAAATTTCTTGCCACATTACAGCTTCTTGTTCAGTTTTGGCCATTTGTTTGCCCAGAGCCCACCGATCACTGGAGGGTGTGTGGTCGACGCTCTCTGCTGGGAGGCTAATCTATTGCTGCGGTGCATTAAGCTGCACACTTACGCAGGCCTGTCTGCAGTGCACCTGCTGGTTGACACGGGGTGTCCACCCATCTTCTTGTCTGTATGCCTCTGCTTTCAGCCTCTCCCCACACCTCACCCCTGTCCCCTGCTCCCCAtccacccctgcctccatttctcagtctctgtctccaGCCGTGTTTCCCTTGTGCAATTATTGCTGATTAATTCCCAGTCAGGGTGATGCGTGGTTTAATTTGCTTTCCCTGAGAGCCCTGTTTTCCCTCGCCCTgccagggactgggcaggattCCAAGGTGCCGGAGCAGGTGGTGCAGGAGGGTGGGGTCTTGGTGGAGGAGGCTAGGAGAGCAGCGCAGAGCCTGGGGGACCAGCAGCATTTTGTCAGTCTTGTCCTTGAGTGGCCCGGATGAGGCAGAGCCTCCTCCCTCCACGGGAAAGGCTTTTGAAGCCAAAAGAAACTCCGGGGGTTCCAGAGACCGCGAGAGAGGTCTGCTGCAGACTCTTGACCGAAGGGGAAATTCTGTCTCACACTGCAGAGCAAACTTTCTGGAAAGCGCTCTTCACTCCAGTCCGcctccctctccacctccccaggcccctcccctctGAGCACTAAGCCTCAGGTGCTTTCTTTGGGGAGCCAGTTTAACTGTCTTTGACTCTTCTATCATTTCTCTAAGTAGCTACATGGAGGCCCAGGGGCCCAAAGACTCCtcggaggaggaaggagggagaggaggttGTGCATTCTTCTCCCCAAATACTTTGGCCGCGGCAACACCACCACTGGTCATTTTCATCACCTTCAGAACCGTCACCATCACCACCAGCTCCACTATTATATCTTCATCCAGCAGCGACTGTCCATTAAAAATTTGCTATGGGACGGGCAATGTGCTGAGCATTTTATATACATTGTGTCCTTTGCTCATCAGTACAGCCTTGAAAATAGATGCCCCAGTGACTCCTCTTATGGCCATAGAGGCCAGGGCTAATAAACGGTGAAGGGCTCACCTTGGTGCTGAATTCACAGCCCCTGCCTTGACGTAGGAGCTCTACAGCCTCCGAGATGCCAGAGGAAGGTCCCCACTTCCTCCTGCAGGGCAGACACACCAACCCCAGGTGTCCCCCCGAGCGCTGTGCCAGCCCCACACCAagttccctccccaacccctctgccctctgctccttccttccctccacagGTGTATGAGGGTGGGAGCAGCGTGGACCAGTTTGTGACGCGGTTCCTCCTGAAGGAGACGGCCAACCAGATCCAGTCGCTGCTGAGCTCCGTGGAGAGTGCAGTGGAGGCTATTGAAGAGCAGACCAGCCAGATCCGGTGCGTCGAAGAGACCTGGCAAGGTCCTGTGGGAGTATGTGCTAGCACCAACCTGTTCCCTGGTGGGGCCACTGTGTAGTTGGGAGctgggtgatcttgggcaagctgctgcacctctctgtgcctccctttccccagctgtaaaatgaggaaaattataTCCCTACCTCCTTGGTGactgtgaggattgaatgagacaGTATGTGCTTAGAAGGATCCTGGTGTGCATGCATTTCCTAGACTGTAATCAGTTTTGCCACGTGCGTATACCACTCACATTAGTCTGTTGTTTGACTCACTTTTGAGAACTGGAACCAAATACAGGAAACGGTACTTGGttaccaaaattggaaaacaGTTATCGCATGCCGTAAATGAAGTAACTGTAAAGGTAAGCACCTGGAATCCTGAGGCCTGCTCCTTATTTGTTACAAAGAGAGGCTGGGAGGTTGCAGAGAGGCACTGAGGACAGGGTAGTGCCAAGTCATGTCTTTCTCAGAAGCACTGGAATGCGGTGATTTTCCTCAGGGTTGTTTAGTGTTATTTAAGGCTTTCCTTGTGTGTCCTTGAAGCACGGAAAAGCATCTGGGGTCCCCTCTCTTTGGTGGGGGTGCTGAGTTGAGAGGTGAGCCTGGTGCCTGGAGAGGAGCAGGTCTCCTCCTGGCCTGGTGGTGTCAGCCTGGGGACCATGAGCCCTCGCATTTGCTGTCCCAAGTTGAGGTGAACTCCTTTTTGCCTCTTCTTTCTAGAACAGCCGATGTGCGTGTGCATGGCATAAAGGGGAAACAGGGATGTGCAGACAGAAGGGAGCAAAAGTCAGGCAGTGGGGCCCAAGCATTACTGAGCCCGGAGCTCCTGTGCCTTGGCGGCGTGGCCAGGCTGCTGTGTCAGTTGCCGTGGAGCAGTGCTTTGAGCGTGTGTTTGGGTTGGTGAGGTGCTGGTCCCAATCGCTTTTGATGCCACTGTTCCCAAAACGTGTTTGCTCTGAGCACCTGAGGCCAGATCACCTGGGAAGTGTAAAATGCAGATCTCTGGGCCAGGGCCCTGCCTGCAGGGTTAGAATCCCTGGGAGCTGAGTCCAGAACTCTGCATCTGTGGTCAGTCTTGTGATTCTGAGGGTCCCCAGAGTTAGCagccacagttctggaagctgacactaacaacaaaaaaaaaataaataaaggaaatctATCTTGATAAAAAACTTGCCATTTTTATCCTGCAGTAGAACAGATAAGACGGAGCACTATTACAGCTGATTTCCTGCACTTTGCCAGCTCCGTCACGGGTCAGCATTCCACCTGCCAGCTGTCATGTTGGGACTTGACTTGGGGACGTTGCTCGTGGGGGTGGCAGGTCCTCATGGGGAGACGCAACTGTTCCACACACATTTCCTCCCTGAACCACCCAAATTTCAGCTATTTTTGCTCACAGCTGCAAGTCCCCTCACGCCATCCTATTTCCCAGCCCTGGGGGTGCCCCCTTCCAGGCCCAAGACCCTAGTTCAAACCCCACTGTCCCTGGGAGATGGCCAGCTGCCCCTGTCCATGGTCTGAGGGCCACATTTAATTTGCCGCTGGGGTGCAGAGCCGCCAGGATTAACACGTCACAGACTCTGCCAAGCTTTCCCCCAGCTGGGAAGTTGGGTTTGCCCCTCTGCGCGGGTGAGAGGTTTGCTGAGCTTTGAGGTACAAGGGAGACAAGCCTCAGAACACTGAGGCAGTGACACCCGAAGGCGGAGGCGGCTGGGGACAGGAGTGTACGCGTGTTTTATGTGGACACGCGTGTCTGGTGATCTTCTGGCATCTCTGCGCGGGGGATTCAGGCACTGACCAAGCACTGGCTGGGTCCCTACTGTCGTTCCAGGCACAGTGCTTGGAACCGCATGTGCCCATGGGGCGTTCCAGGGGCTTTGCGCGTGTGCCCGTCAGTGCGCATGCGGGGTTACGAGGACAGGACACAGGCCCAGCTGCGTCCAGCATCACAGATTCTCTGTCCTGTTATAAGCCCACTCTCAGCTGTGTCTTAGGGCTCCCAATTTTGGAAAGGGGGGTTGTCTAGCTGATACAAACCCAGGCCCCCTACCCCAGGGGGCAGCAAACATGAAATGGGCTCCTAGTGAGGCAGGGAACCATGGAGTGGGGTAGGGGCCTGGCTCAGCATCGCCCCAGCACTGTAACTGAACCAGGCCCTAGAACACTGCTGAGAGCCCTCAGATCCCGACTCTGCCCTGCGAGCTGTGGGGTCATGGCCAAGTCGCCTGCCCGGAGGTCTTGTATTTTCCTCTAAAACAAAGGCCGCGATGCCCACTTCACAGGGCTGGGGCTCCAGAGAGTTAGCCATGCACATTTCAGCCCACAGTCAGGGCTTAATGTTTGTCAGAGCTAAGAGTGCTCCAGGCCCTGCAcgtccctcactgtgtgttccCCCCACTCAAACCACAGGCAGAACCACAACAAACCCAGCCACGGTGCAGTGGAGACCTGGTATGGAAGCCCCACTTCCCCCTATGCCCCCAGCCACAAGCCCGTTGCCACGGAACAAGGGAAGAGCCTTCTCTCTGGTGAGACACAGCAGTGGCCTGGGAAggggagcaggggctgggggtcCTCCCAGGAGTTCTGACAGCGGCCCAGATGGGGCCTGGGTCTCTAAGCGGAACTGGCAGGGCTGAGGCAGGTCCCTCccctggggaggctgggggctcCCTCTGCCAGGGCTGGCCCTGCCCACCATCAGCAACCCTTCCTTTTTCCCAGTCACCACAGACCCCAAGGCCGAGGGCCTGGAAGCCCAGATCAGCCGGTTGGCAGAGCTGATAGGACGGCTTGAGAACAAGGTGAGCCCACTGCACCCCCGCGTCTACCCCATCCCTCCCGGAGCCCCCAGGAGTGCAGAGTCAGGTGGGGAGTTCAGAAGGGAGGTCAGGGAGCCCTGGGAAGGGGTGTGTCCATCATACAGGCCCGAGGAGAGGTACCAGCGCAGAAGGGGAGAGGCTGGAGTGGCAGGCAGGCAGCCAGGAAGAGCAACTCTAGGAGCAGATAGTGGCAGGGTCACAGGTGGCAAGGGGACACAGCCTCAAGGACGCTTTGCTCTAAGGCAGGGTTGGCCTGGGCAGGCAGCGCCAGGACTCAGCGTGGTAGTGAGGGATGGTGACGCCCAGGGAGAAGGCAGAAACAACCTGAGTGGCCAGCAGTTGAACATTTTTAATTTGCTGTGGCATGTCCGCAGGCAGTGATAGACAATGGCATTGCCTGCGAAGCATTGTGTTTTCAGAGAACGTCTTGTGACTCGGTGGGTACTCACCAAATGACTCTCAGCTGCTCAGGGCTGCCGCAACTGCGCAGCAGAAGGGCCCTTGGCACACGCACCCTCCTGTCCAAGGCTAGAAGTCTGAGGCCGGGGTGTTGATGGGGCCGTCTCTCTGAGGCCTCCCTCCgggcttgtagatggctgtctttcCGTCTTGGCAAGGTCGtccctgtgtgtgtctgcgtCCTGATGTCTTCCTACGAGGACACCAGTCACCTCATTTTTACTGAATCGCCTCTTCAAAGGCCCCGtccccaaatacagtcacactctgAGGCGCTGGGGGTTGGATCTTCACCATAGGAATTTGGAGAGGGCAGTTCAGCCTGTGACAACGACCATTTGTAGGAAGGAAGATAACACGTTGCCCTAAGGTTTACCAGTGGGCCCTGGTTTCAAACGGCCTGTGGAACCCTAGCTGAACTGCTtcacagctgtgtgaccttgggctagtGACTTACCCTCTCCTTGCCTCGGATTCCTCCTCTAATGAGAAAATAACCAGAATGATACCCTTTGtggagttgtgaggattaaaaaggCGTCCTAATAGCTTACCACAGAGCCTGCTGTGTGGTTAGCATTTTATAGTAGCAATTATTAGTAGACCTCCTGATACCACACCCATACCCCCACGCCATACCGCATACCTGCCTACACCAGGATAGCAGGCATCTCAAAGCCATGGATCGGGGAGATTATACATTTTTCCTGCTTTAATGAATTTTTTACATCTTTTGCAAAAGGGCAAAAAGTTAGTACTTTCATGGGTTTGGGGGTTGTGAGGGATTCCTGGGGGCAGGGGGCGTGTCTCCCCACGCAGAGGGAGACTGAAGCGGAGACGTGGTGGGGAGTCGGGGAAGGCGGCGACCCCACCCACCTGCAGGGCTGCGGCCGAGGGGGCATCTCCCCCACCTAAAGCCCGCGGCTGCGGGAGCGGTAGGCAGGCTCGGCGGTCCCCCGAGGCCCGGTTGTCATAACGACTCTGCGCGCCTCCAGAGGGAGGCTCTTTGAAGCTTATTTTTAGCGCCCCAGTCACCCTAACAACCAGCTGGCTGGAAACAGGCGCAGAGCACCTGGGCGTCCTGGAGACGGGGCGGGGCCCTCCCCGCCGGCCTCTGATTGGTCCAGGCTGAGAGCAAGGGCCAACCTGGGGCCGGCTCCGGGCCCCGCCCCCCGCACGCCCACCTGAGCCCGCAGACTCTGCCGGGGCCGGAGGAGGGGGCTCTCCCGCGAGGGTGGGCGAGGGCGGGGCAGACGTGGGTGCCCCCTTGTctccccccccacctccccctcgGTGGTCCCGCCGCCTGGAGGAGCCAAGGGAACCAGCTGCAGGCCTTGCCCTCTAGGAACCAACCTACATGGTTGTAAAATGATGGAAACAGACTCGCCGCTGCCAGGCACACCTTCACCTATAAAGCCCGTCCGCGCCGCCTGCCCATGGGAAGTCAGGACCCCCTCCGGGACTGGCTGTAGAGTTTACGGGGCCCGTTTTGGGTATGTGCAAAATGAGCGTGCAGGGAACGTTGTTCAAACATTATTAAGCATTTCAGGGCGGTGCCACGCCCGCTTGCCACTCTTACCAACCAGCCGATGTGCCTCACGCAGGTGCTTGTGTGAGAGGAAAGACCTGGGTGTGTGGCTGTACCAGAGACACAAGCTGTCCTCACGAGGATGGACAGGGTGGGCTTTATTGGGGTGCCaagttaaaggaaaaagaatcctGATTCAGTGGGTTGGGAGGAGAGAGACCTAAGTTCAAACACAGGCTCCGACCCTTGACCAGCTTTTGTGACCACTGAGTATCCGTCAGGTGCTGGATACTATTCTAAACAGCACCATATGGTTGTGAACAGCGTGCATGGGGTTCCTACTTTTCTGGAGCTTACAGTGGGGCAGCACCCGCCTCAGACAGTCTGGAAAGTTATGGAAGATGTATTTGTCAGACATTCAGGGCCTGTAGAAGGCCAATGAGAACAGACCACCCCATTCAGACCATTAGATTCATGAGGCACCAGGGGTTATAACCGGGGATGACTCGTAAGTTGATGGGGAATCTCAGGGCTGTTACCAGCAGCTGTGGCAAGAAGCGGTGCCCTGGGTTTAGGACTGAGTCCCCATTGTTGCCTCCCCCAATACCCCTGCCCTCAGCAAAAGGGAACCCCCTCCGTGCCCAATACAGTAGCTCTGGCTGGCCTCTGGGGCTCTCTGTGCCCCCAGGTGCCAAGTCAGAAGGGACGTCCGCCACTTCCTGTGCTCAGTCTCCCAGCCTGGCTTCCCAGGACCCCTCTGAGCCAGCCCTATATGTGGAGGGTGGACTGAGCCCTGTTCAGCCAGGGGGTTTCCACCAGCCTGGGGACTCTGGTGTTATTGTGGTGGTCCTGGAGGCCTCCCTGAAAGAGGTGGCCTGTCTCCAGCATCTCTGTGCTTTATTGTTTCAGGCCCTCTGGTTTGACCTGCAGCAGCGCCTCTCCGATGAGGAAGGCACCAACATGGTGAGGCTCGCGGCCTTGAGGCACCCCTTCCAACCCCTCTTCTGTGGCCCCACCCCTGCCTGAGTCAGGAGTCAGGTGCGGGGGCTCCATGTCCCCGCCAGCCCAGCCTGGGACACCATGAGGGGAGATGCAGCACCTGGCCACCTGCCCCTCCCAGGAGTGTCCTTTGAGGCTCCAGAGCTTTGATCAAAAGCAGTTTGGCCTGGAGCAATGACCAGCAGGACAGGGACATCAAAACATTGATTCGCTCAGACACGGATTTTGCTGGGTCACCGATTCTGTTGTCTCGGCCCGGGACACCTCACAGGCAGCTGCCCCCATCCATGGAGCTTTTCAGCATTTGTGGGGCTACTTCCTGCACTTGGCCTCTTAAGTTCTGGGCCCTTTGTTAGCCAGTTTTCATGTGTAAGAATGAGACGTGTGTGTGCGTTTGGggtttttctggttttattttgacCCAATTGTCCTGGCCTCTCTGAAGGGAGGCTGGGTCTTGGGCAGTGCCCAGAGGACTGGGTGGGCCCTGCGGGGAGAGGCCTGGCAAGCAGCCCAGGGCGCAGGCTGCCCAGCCCACGGGCACCCACGCTCACTCACCCTGTGGCCCCGCAGCACCTGCAGCTGGTCAGGCAGGAGATGGCCGTGAGCCC encodes:
- the NECAB2 gene encoding N-terminal EF-hand calcium-binding protein 2 isoform X2, with translation MGDYEDVLASLETLNHSVLKAMGYTKKVYEGGSSVDQFVTRFLLKETANQIQSLLSSVESAVEAIEEQTSQIRQNHNKPSHGAVETWYGSPTSPYAPSHKPVATEQGKSLLSVTTDPKAEGLEAQISRLAELIGRLENKALWFDLQQRLSDEEGTNMHLQLVRQEMAVSPEQLSEFVDSLRQYLRGTAGAGNCFHIAAVRLSDGFTFVVYEFWDTEEAWKRHLQSPLCRAFRHIKVDTLSQPEALSRISVPAAWCTVGHD